The following proteins are encoded in a genomic region of Tenacibaculum sp. 190524A05c:
- a CDS encoding LD-carboxypeptidase — MKRFGILLLSMVLVSMNAQTNMKLTTPAYLQKGDMIAIVAPAGILKNRKHVIDKAKELAESWGLKVVIGKHVFTQANHFAGTDEQRCQDFQEALDNPQIKAIWSARGGYGSVRILDQLDFSKFKENPKWIIGYSDITAFHNHVHNLGVETLHAMMGTSMQDDPVDIAETIETFRKALFGEQLKYTIKSSKENRKGNAEGVLVGGNIAILASMLGSDSQLNTDGKILFIEEIGEYKYAIDRMLQSLKRAGYFNKVKGVIVGDMTKIRKNTTPWGSSIEQLILDIVPNDVPVLFGFPAGHEPDNRALIMGRTIKLSVTDRLSSVSFK; from the coding sequence GAGATATGATTGCTATTGTAGCTCCTGCTGGAATTTTAAAGAATAGAAAACATGTAATTGATAAGGCTAAAGAATTAGCCGAAAGTTGGGGATTAAAAGTTGTAATAGGAAAGCATGTTTTTACACAAGCGAATCATTTTGCAGGAACCGATGAGCAACGTTGTCAAGATTTTCAAGAAGCTCTTGATAATCCTCAAATAAAAGCTATTTGGAGTGCTCGTGGAGGATATGGTTCTGTTAGAATTTTAGATCAATTAGATTTCTCAAAATTCAAGGAAAACCCAAAGTGGATTATTGGATATTCTGATATCACAGCTTTTCATAATCACGTCCATAATTTAGGTGTGGAAACGTTACATGCAATGATGGGAACGAGTATGCAAGATGACCCAGTAGATATTGCGGAAACCATAGAAACGTTCAGGAAAGCGTTATTTGGAGAGCAATTAAAGTACACGATAAAATCATCTAAAGAAAATAGAAAAGGAAATGCTGAAGGTGTTTTAGTAGGAGGAAATATTGCAATTTTAGCATCAATGTTAGGTTCAGATAGCCAATTGAATACAGATGGGAAAATTCTATTTATTGAGGAAATAGGAGAATATAAATATGCTATTGATCGTATGTTGCAAAGTTTAAAAAGAGCAGGTTATTTCAATAAAGTAAAAGGAGTTATTGTTGGCGACATGACTAAAATTAGAAAGAATACAACTCCATGGGGAAGTTCTATTGAGCAGTTAATTTTAGATATTGTTCCGAATGATGTTCCAGTATTATTTGGTTTCCCTGCTGGACATGAACCTGATAATAGAGCTTTAATTATGGGACGAACTATAAAATTATCTGTTACTGATCGATTATCTTCTGTGAGTTTTAAATAA
- a CDS encoding YraN family protein, with the protein MAQHNELGKRGEDAAVNYLIEKGYRILRRNYRFLKAEVDIIAKKDDIIIGVEVKTRTSNYFGNPQDFINQKKIQLLTAALDHYMQESNLDIEVRFDIISVIGNKSFEIKHIEDAFLFF; encoded by the coding sequence ATGGCTCAACATAATGAACTAGGTAAGAGAGGAGAAGATGCCGCAGTAAATTACCTAATAGAAAAAGGATATCGAATACTGCGTCGTAATTACAGATTTCTCAAAGCCGAAGTTGATATAATTGCTAAGAAAGATGATATAATCATTGGTGTTGAAGTAAAAACAAGAACGTCAAATTACTTTGGGAATCCTCAAGACTTTATCAATCAAAAGAAAATTCAATTACTCACTGCGGCTCTAGATCATTACATGCAGGAATCTAATTTAGATATAGAAGTTAGATTTGATATTATTTCAGTTATCGGAAATAAGTCATTTGAGATAAAACATATTGAAGATGCATTTCTGTTTTTTTGA
- a CDS encoding TlpA family protein disulfide reductase, translating into MFKKLLFLFLFVTSISYAQYSIKGTMTPPEESDWVILYKINGPKQKFISNGTIVFEDINIGGNVQKVGRFELKLPADAQTGVYRVTYRNQGAGFIDVYFNNENIEFVFNPQYPEESVLFTRSRENKVYREYLEQLNIRQVAMDSLQSVYLKDDNKKTKKAYKKAFKEQEEIQDAYEGKSEGMLVNTFIKANKSTNSSSIFDDTQEYLEYVVESFFENVDFSDQKLYRSPFIIEKVTNYIFYLNIEGNQEEQQKVYKQSITNVMKQVKDDQIQKEILEYLITRFTNARNSEIVDFLFAEYYDEMDDEFKDAKFKNDKLAELLASQGRVAPDFSWKEGEKELSLSGLNDGENYLLIFWSTQCGHCVKEVPEVYEYMNSTHPNTSVIAFAIEDDEKDFTDWATNKLPKWHNAIGTHPEFKLKNETVQKYRIEQTPTYFLLDKDKKIIAVPNTVPDIKDYLNGPSKEEEGK; encoded by the coding sequence ATGTTTAAAAAATTACTTTTTTTATTTCTATTCGTAACATCAATCTCTTACGCACAGTACAGTATTAAAGGTACTATGACTCCTCCGGAAGAAAGTGATTGGGTAATTTTGTATAAAATTAACGGACCAAAGCAAAAATTTATTAGTAACGGAACTATTGTTTTCGAAGATATAAACATTGGAGGAAATGTTCAAAAAGTTGGTCGTTTCGAATTAAAATTACCAGCAGATGCACAAACTGGTGTTTACCGAGTTACTTATAGAAATCAAGGTGCAGGATTCATAGATGTATATTTCAATAATGAAAATATAGAGTTTGTATTTAATCCTCAATACCCTGAAGAATCGGTTCTTTTTACGAGGTCTAGAGAAAATAAAGTTTATCGTGAATATTTAGAGCAGCTGAACATCAGACAAGTTGCAATGGATTCTTTACAAAGCGTTTATTTAAAAGACGACAATAAGAAAACTAAAAAAGCTTATAAGAAAGCCTTTAAAGAGCAAGAAGAAATTCAAGATGCTTACGAAGGTAAATCTGAAGGAATGTTAGTAAACACGTTTATTAAGGCTAACAAATCAACAAACTCATCTTCTATTTTTGATGATACTCAAGAATATTTAGAATATGTTGTGGAGAGCTTTTTTGAAAACGTAGATTTTTCTGATCAAAAATTATACAGATCTCCTTTTATTATTGAGAAAGTAACAAATTATATTTTCTATTTAAACATTGAGGGAAATCAAGAAGAGCAACAAAAAGTTTACAAGCAATCTATTACAAATGTAATGAAGCAAGTAAAGGATGATCAAATTCAAAAAGAGATTTTGGAATATCTAATTACTCGTTTTACAAATGCAAGAAACTCTGAAATTGTTGATTTCTTATTTGCTGAATATTATGATGAAATGGATGATGAATTTAAAGACGCGAAATTCAAGAATGATAAATTAGCAGAGTTATTAGCTTCTCAAGGTAGAGTTGCTCCAGATTTTTCATGGAAAGAAGGAGAAAAAGAATTAAGCTTATCAGGCTTAAATGACGGAGAAAATTACTTATTAATTTTCTGGAGTACACAATGCGGGCACTGTGTTAAAGAAGTTCCTGAAGTTTATGAATACATGAATTCAACTCATCCGAATACTTCTGTAATTGCATTTGCTATTGAGGACGATGAGAAAGACTTTACAGACTGGGCAACTAACAAATTACCTAAATGGCATAATGCTATTGGAACACACCCTGAGTTCAAACTAAAAAATGAAACTGTTCAAAAGTATAGAATAGAGCAAACTCCAACGTATTTCTTATTAGATAAGGATAAAAAGATTATTGCTGTACCGAATACTGTACCGGATATTAAAGATTACTTAAACGGACCTTCAAAGGAAGAAGAAGGGAAATAA
- a CDS encoding TlpA disulfide reductase family protein, whose amino-acid sequence MKRLLALLIFVTSIANAQFSIKGTMTPPEESDWVILYKIEGAKQKFISNSTIVFEDVNIGGNTQKVGRFELNLPADAKEGAYRVTYRNQGAGFVDFFFNKENIEFVFNPVYPEESIVFTKSRENKVYREYLDAIALMQRSIDSLQVEYLKADEKKTKKAYKKAYKEQEEVQEIYEGKSEGMLVNTYIKASKPTNSSSIFDDTQEYLNHVVGSFFDNVDFSDKKLYNSPFIIDKITNYVFYLNIAENQTLQQKLYNESIAKVMDLVEDDKVRKEVTEYLITRFANARNSEIVDGLFANYYDKLPGEFQDPKFRDDKVALLRATVGRIAPDFSWKEEGKDYKLSTLNDGEKYLLVFWSTGCSHCLKEIPLLYDFMKTHDKTSVIAFGIEQEDLEWNEYVKKLYGWHNVMGTHPDNKWENEVVRTYQLVGTPTYFILNQDKKIIAMPNSFEDVKDYFDNGNAAKE is encoded by the coding sequence ATGAAAAGATTACTTGCATTATTAATATTTGTTACATCGATTGCAAATGCCCAATTTTCTATAAAAGGAACTATGACACCTCCAGAAGAAAGCGACTGGGTTATTTTGTATAAAATCGAAGGAGCAAAGCAAAAATTTATTAGTAATTCTACTATTGTGTTTGAAGATGTAAACATAGGTGGGAATACACAGAAGGTTGGTAGATTTGAATTAAACTTACCAGCGGATGCTAAAGAAGGTGCGTATAGAGTTACCTACAGAAATCAAGGAGCAGGATTTGTTGATTTCTTCTTCAACAAAGAAAATATTGAATTTGTTTTCAATCCAGTATATCCAGAAGAATCAATTGTTTTTACAAAATCTAGAGAAAACAAAGTATACAGAGAATATTTAGATGCGATCGCATTAATGCAAAGATCTATAGATTCTTTACAAGTTGAATACTTAAAAGCTGACGAGAAAAAAACTAAAAAAGCTTATAAGAAAGCATATAAAGAGCAAGAAGAAGTTCAAGAGATTTACGAAGGTAAATCTGAAGGAATGTTAGTGAACACTTACATTAAAGCTTCTAAACCTACAAACTCATCTTCTATATTTGATGATACTCAAGAATACTTAAACCACGTTGTTGGAAGTTTCTTTGATAATGTTGATTTTTCAGATAAGAAGTTATACAATTCTCCTTTTATTATCGACAAGATTACAAACTATGTTTTCTATTTAAACATTGCAGAAAATCAAACATTACAACAAAAATTATACAACGAATCTATTGCTAAAGTAATGGATCTTGTAGAAGATGATAAAGTTCGTAAAGAAGTTACAGAATATTTAATTACTCGTTTTGCTAATGCAAGAAACTCTGAAATTGTTGATGGACTTTTCGCAAATTATTACGATAAGTTACCAGGAGAATTCCAAGATCCAAAGTTTAGAGATGATAAAGTAGCTTTATTACGTGCAACTGTAGGTAGAATTGCTCCTGATTTTTCATGGAAGGAAGAAGGAAAAGATTATAAATTATCTACTTTAAACGATGGAGAAAAGTATTTATTAGTATTCTGGAGTACAGGATGTTCTCACTGTTTAAAAGAAATTCCATTATTATATGACTTTATGAAAACTCATGATAAAACTTCTGTGATTGCCTTTGGTATTGAGCAAGAGGATTTAGAGTGGAATGAGTACGTGAAGAAATTATACGGATGGCACAATGTTATGGGAACTCACCCAGACAATAAGTGGGAAAATGAAGTGGTAAGAACGTATCAATTAGTTGGAACACCAACATATTTTATCTTAAACCAAGACAAGAAAATTATCGCAATGCCAAATTCTTTTGAAGATGTTAAAGATTACTTTGACAATGGTAATGCGGCAAAAGAATAA
- a CDS encoding SDR family oxidoreductase, with amino-acid sequence MGLENKIIWITGASSGIGKSLAIHLSQQNTKLILSSRKESSLNEVKKMCNNPDNVSVLPLDLEGYSNFSDKVQQAISVFGRIDILVNNGGISQRSLAKNTNISVDKRLMDINYLGTVALTKEILPHFIENKSGHFVVTTSIVGKIGTPLRSTYAATKHALHGFFDSLRAEVHQDNIKVTMVCPGFVTTNVSKNALTGDGTPQDKMDTATANGIHPDRFAKLMAKAISKQKEEVYIAGAKEKLGVYAKRFYPKLLSKMIRKLSVT; translated from the coding sequence ATGGGTCTAGAAAACAAAATAATCTGGATTACCGGAGCTTCTTCTGGTATAGGAAAATCACTGGCAATTCATCTATCGCAGCAAAATACAAAATTAATCTTATCTTCTAGGAAAGAGTCGTCTTTAAATGAGGTAAAGAAAATGTGTAATAATCCTGATAATGTGAGTGTTTTACCATTAGATTTAGAAGGTTATTCTAATTTTTCGGACAAAGTTCAGCAAGCAATTTCGGTTTTTGGAAGGATAGATATTTTAGTAAACAATGGTGGGATTAGTCAAAGATCTTTAGCCAAGAATACAAATATAAGCGTTGACAAACGATTAATGGATATCAATTATTTAGGAACAGTAGCTTTGACAAAAGAAATTCTTCCTCATTTTATTGAAAATAAATCGGGCCATTTTGTAGTTACCACAAGTATTGTTGGAAAAATTGGAACTCCATTACGTTCAACTTATGCCGCCACTAAACATGCATTACATGGCTTCTTTGATAGTTTACGTGCAGAAGTTCATCAAGATAATATTAAAGTAACAATGGTTTGTCCTGGTTTTGTAACTACAAATGTTTCTAAAAATGCCTTAACAGGAGATGGTACTCCTCAAGATAAAATGGACACCGCAACTGCAAACGGAATTCATCCTGATCGTTTTGCTAAATTAATGGCAAAAGCCATTTCTAAACAAAAAGAAGAGGTGTATATAGCAGGAGCTAAGGAAAAATTAGGCGTTTATGCAAAACGTTTTTATCCGAAGTTACTGTCAAAAATGATCCGAAAGCTTAGTGTCACTTAA
- a CDS encoding CvpA family protein: MNVFDIIIASLLLFGFVRGLMKGLFVEVASLVALVAGVYGAIHFSYFLGDWLESSLDWSEQYITLVAFAGTFVIIIVVIALLGKILTKIADFASLGILNKILGGVFGALKIGLILSVIFIFFGKMNDTIPFVKKESLQQSILYAPVKKIAPMIFPSIIKGDDEDVEPEAQDSEQNTEE; encoded by the coding sequence ATGAATGTATTTGATATTATTATAGCTTCATTATTACTTTTTGGATTTGTAAGAGGATTAATGAAAGGATTATTTGTTGAAGTTGCTTCTTTAGTTGCGTTAGTCGCTGGAGTATACGGAGCAATTCATTTTTCATATTTCTTAGGAGATTGGTTAGAAAGTAGTTTAGATTGGTCTGAGCAGTATATTACGTTAGTGGCATTCGCAGGAACTTTTGTAATCATTATTGTTGTAATTGCCTTACTAGGTAAAATCTTAACTAAAATTGCCGATTTTGCTTCTCTAGGAATTTTAAATAAAATATTAGGAGGAGTCTTTGGAGCTTTAAAGATAGGATTGATTTTAAGTGTGATTTTTATCTTTTTTGGTAAAATGAATGACACAATACCTTTTGTAAAAAAAGAGAGCTTACAACAATCAATATTGTATGCACCTGTAAAAAAAATTGCACCGATGATATTTCCTTCAATTATAAAAGGAGATGATGAAGATGTAGAGCCAGAAGCACAAGATTCAGAACAAAATACAGAAGAATAA
- a CDS encoding carbonic anhydrase family protein, with the protein MRNTALTKDAQASLSPQSVLQDLLEGNERYVANNLTSSDVTSLVQQTTGGQFPKAVILSCIDSRVPVELVFDQTIGDVFVARVAGNFENTDILGSMEYSCAVAGSKLVLVLGHESCGAVKAACDGVELGNITAMLSNITPAAKMASEEVEGVADSSNKEFVAKTVENNVKLTIERIREKSKILQEMEDNGEISIVGGVYSLSTGKVNML; encoded by the coding sequence ATGAGAAATACAGCATTAACAAAAGACGCTCAGGCGAGTCTTTCGCCACAGTCTGTTTTGCAAGATTTACTTGAGGGTAATGAGCGTTATGTGGCAAATAACTTAACAAGCTCAGATGTTACTTCTTTAGTTCAACAAACAACAGGTGGACAATTTCCAAAGGCAGTAATTTTATCTTGTATCGATTCGCGAGTACCAGTAGAATTAGTATTCGATCAAACTATTGGTGATGTTTTCGTTGCTCGTGTAGCAGGAAACTTCGAAAACACTGATATTTTAGGAAGTATGGAATATTCATGCGCAGTTGCAGGAAGTAAGTTAGTATTAGTTCTAGGTCATGAAAGTTGTGGTGCAGTGAAAGCTGCTTGTGACGGTGTAGAATTAGGAAATATTACTGCAATGTTGAGTAATATCACTCCTGCTGCTAAAATGGCTTCGGAAGAAGTTGAAGGTGTTGCAGATTCTTCAAATAAAGAATTTGTAGCTAAAACTGTTGAGAATAATGTAAAATTAACTATCGAAAGAATTCGAGAGAAGAGTAAAATTTTACAAGAAATGGAAGACAATGGAGAAATTTCTATTGTTGGTGGAGTTTACTCTTTATCAACAGGAAAAGTAAACATGTTATAA
- a CDS encoding SulP family inorganic anion transporter, translated as MFKTIKNDLPASIVVFFVALPLCLGIALASGAPLFSGLIAGIVGGIVVASISGSSIGVSGPAAGLAAIVLAAIVTLGGLENGGFEKFLVAVVLGGIIQILLGLARAGIIAYFFPSSVIKGMLTGIGIIIILKQIPYFFGMDKNPTGDFSFLQVEWDNLISGLLNSLNALLSGNISVGATVIGIIALGILLLWSNVLAKKAKIFQLIQGPLVAVVVGIIFFLVTQGGSLGLLKEQLVSVPVPDSFDSFKGQFSFPDFSAIGDKDVWVIAFTIAIVASLETLLCVEATDKLDPDKNVTPTNRELIAQGTGNIISGMIGGLPITQVIVRSSANIQSGGKSKMSAIIHGFFLLISVILIPTLLNKIPLSVLAAVLFIVGFKLAKPSTFTNMYKLGWKQFVPFMATVLPMAITGDLLLGIGLGLAVGIFVILLKSFQNSHFLHKEGEDVNDGKVKMTLAEEVTFFNKGAILKELDNLPENSSLELDVSKTRYLDNDIIEILEDFAHKAKERNINITLVSERGTVENPPSYIEFFKLRPKAS; from the coding sequence ATGTTTAAAACGATAAAAAATGATTTACCCGCTAGTATAGTGGTGTTTTTTGTAGCATTACCTTTATGTTTAGGTATTGCTTTGGCGAGTGGCGCGCCATTATTTTCTGGATTAATTGCCGGAATTGTAGGAGGTATTGTAGTTGCTAGTATTAGTGGATCTAGTATTGGTGTAAGTGGACCAGCTGCAGGATTAGCTGCAATTGTATTAGCTGCAATCGTAACATTAGGAGGACTTGAGAATGGTGGATTCGAAAAGTTCTTAGTTGCTGTAGTATTAGGAGGTATTATTCAAATACTTCTTGGTTTGGCTAGAGCTGGAATTATTGCTTACTTCTTCCCTTCTTCGGTAATTAAAGGAATGCTTACCGGTATAGGAATTATTATCATTCTAAAACAAATACCTTATTTCTTTGGAATGGATAAAAATCCAACAGGTGATTTTTCTTTCCTTCAAGTAGAATGGGACAACTTAATCTCGGGATTATTAAACTCTTTAAATGCACTTTTAAGTGGTAATATTAGTGTAGGAGCTACAGTTATAGGAATTATAGCTTTAGGAATCCTATTATTATGGTCGAATGTATTAGCGAAAAAAGCTAAAATTTTCCAATTAATTCAAGGACCTTTAGTAGCTGTAGTTGTAGGTATTATTTTCTTCCTAGTAACTCAAGGAGGATCTTTAGGATTATTAAAAGAACAATTAGTATCTGTTCCAGTACCTGATAGTTTCGATAGCTTTAAAGGACAATTTAGCTTTCCTGATTTCTCTGCAATAGGAGATAAAGATGTTTGGGTAATTGCATTTACAATTGCAATTGTTGCAAGTTTAGAAACATTATTATGTGTGGAAGCTACTGATAAATTAGATCCAGATAAAAATGTAACACCAACGAACAGAGAATTAATAGCTCAAGGAACTGGTAATATTATTTCTGGTATGATTGGTGGATTACCAATTACTCAGGTAATTGTAAGAAGTTCTGCCAACATCCAATCTGGAGGTAAGAGTAAAATGTCTGCAATTATTCACGGATTCTTTTTATTAATTTCTGTGATTTTAATTCCAACTTTATTAAATAAAATTCCATTATCTGTATTAGCTGCTGTACTTTTCATTGTTGGTTTCAAATTAGCTAAACCATCTACCTTTACTAATATGTATAAATTAGGTTGGAAACAATTTGTACCATTTATGGCAACGGTTCTACCAATGGCAATTACTGGAGATTTATTATTAGGAATCGGTTTAGGGTTAGCAGTTGGAATTTTTGTTATCTTATTAAAAAGTTTCCAAAACTCTCACTTCTTACACAAAGAAGGAGAAGATGTTAATGATGGTAAAGTAAAAATGACTTTAGCTGAAGAAGTTACTTTCTTTAACAAAGGAGCGATCTTAAAAGAATTAGATAACTTACCAGAAAACTCTTCATTAGAATTAGATGTTTCTAAAACACGCTATTTAGATAATGATATTATTGAGATTTTAGAAGATTTTGCTCACAAAGCAAAAGAAAGAAATATCAATATTACTCTAGTTTCAGAAAGAGGAACTGTTGAAAACCCTCCTAGCTATATTGAGTTTTTCAAACTAAGACCAAAAGCTAGTTAA